A single window of uncultured Methanospirillum sp. DNA harbors:
- a CDS encoding PAS domain S-box protein, translated as MRDQIAQILGKDPEDLNIPISVKRYQKLIGSAIERDEDLTTISEGEISRFASSAIRKAGGFDHYLTVAYAAGEELYGASLLAINSTDPPEPLFMTVASLVALYMRGEQQRTDTGLDSSNHRTGGEIPDSHYHDDGDGRPECEYQSDSGLFMQIVSNMADMAAICDLENRYRYVTRSYERNLGYSSEELVGRYMYEFVRPEDLEQIMTTVSLMLKGEIPYARYQRLHKNGQYRWMESTGRLLYEKDGSCSDYIINTRDITDRVTIEEALHKSKEKLNILSSITRHDIQNQLQALEAFCDLIELFAGARIAEKLAGEIRQIQ; from the coding sequence ATGAGGGATCAGATAGCACAGATATTGGGAAAAGATCCAGAAGACCTTAATATTCCAATCTCGGTCAAACGATATCAGAAGCTGATTGGAAGCGCAATCGAACGAGATGAGGATCTCACCACAATCAGCGAAGGGGAGATATCCCGGTTTGCAAGTTCTGCCATCAGGAAGGCTGGAGGGTTCGATCATTACCTGACAGTTGCGTATGCTGCAGGGGAAGAACTCTATGGGGCTTCTCTTCTTGCCATTAACAGCACTGATCCACCAGAACCTCTCTTCATGACAGTTGCTTCTCTGGTTGCACTGTATATGAGAGGAGAGCAGCAGAGGACAGATACCGGTCTAGACTCATCGAACCATAGAACAGGTGGGGAAATCCCGGACTCACACTACCATGATGACGGAGACGGAAGGCCGGAGTGTGAATATCAATCTGATTCCGGATTGTTCATGCAGATCGTAAGCAACATGGCTGATATGGCGGCAATCTGTGACCTAGAGAACAGGTACCGGTATGTGACCCGGTCATACGAGAGAAACCTTGGTTATTCATCTGAGGAACTTGTCGGCAGGTACATGTATGAGTTTGTCAGGCCTGAAGATCTTGAGCAGATTATGACTACAGTCTCCCTGATGCTCAAAGGAGAGATCCCATATGCCAGGTATCAACGGCTTCATAAAAACGGGCAGTACCGGTGGATGGAATCAACAGGAAGACTCCTCTATGAGAAGGATGGGAGTTGCTCAGATTATATCATCAATACCAGGGATATCACTGATCGGGTCACCATTGAAGAAGCTCTCCATAAGTCAAAGGAAAAACTGAACATCCTCTCAAGCATCACGAGGCATGATATACAGAATCAGCTGCAGGCACTCGAAGCATTCTGTGATCTCATCGAACTCTTTGCTGGTGCCAGGATCGCAGAAAAACTCGCTGGCGAGATCAGGCAGATCCAATAG
- a CDS encoding EFR1 family ferrodoxin (N-terminal region resembles flavodoxins. C-terminal ferrodoxin region binds two 4Fe-4S clusters.) yields the protein MKTTLYYFTGTGNTLAVVRKVASLLGDTDLVPIASLMNEEAIAAPDGRIGICCPVYDMGIPVMVRSFLTRLSIPTDSYVFGLLTLGGTGASALKMIDHGVQSRNGRGINAGFMVKMPGNFPPLSVPPTGEKQQSILAKAEVDCTRVADDIRKNREKRPGIAPLSSLLQFLLYNPFAKNVHRSGERFTVSDACTSCGTCAAVCPSLNIRIDDGKPVYADRCELCCACLNYCPVQAINLNMMFGTEGRGRYHHPAVTPADLRTQKELLHE from the coding sequence ATGAAGACAACCCTCTATTATTTTACCGGAACCGGAAATACACTGGCTGTTGTCAGAAAGGTTGCTTCCCTTCTTGGAGATACAGATCTGGTTCCTATTGCATCTCTGATGAATGAAGAGGCGATTGCTGCACCGGATGGTAGGATCGGAATCTGCTGCCCTGTGTATGATATGGGTATCCCGGTCATGGTCAGAAGTTTCCTAACAAGGCTTTCGATTCCCACTGATTCGTATGTCTTCGGACTTCTGACCCTTGGGGGGACCGGTGCTTCAGCCCTGAAGATGATCGATCATGGTGTACAGTCCCGGAACGGGCGTGGTATCAATGCCGGTTTTATGGTGAAGATGCCTGGTAACTTCCCACCCCTCAGTGTTCCTCCAACCGGAGAAAAACAACAGTCAATCCTTGCAAAGGCTGAAGTTGATTGTACCAGAGTTGCCGATGATATCAGGAAAAACCGCGAAAAGCGTCCCGGCATTGCGCCTCTCTCATCCCTGCTCCAGTTCCTCCTCTATAATCCATTTGCAAAGAATGTCCACCGGTCCGGTGAGAGATTCACTGTCTCTGATGCATGTACATCGTGTGGAACCTGTGCAGCGGTCTGTCCTTCTTTGAATATCAGAATTGATGATGGAAAGCCGGTTTATGCAGATCGGTGTGAACTCTGTTGTGCATGTCTCAACTACTGCCCGGTTCAGGCGATCAACCTGAACATGATGTTCGGCACCGAAGGAAGAGGGCGGTATCATCACCCTGCAGTCACTCCTGCTGACCTGCGTACGCAGAAGGAACTCCTGCATGAGTAG
- a CDS encoding MFS transporter, whose product MHPVSASQPDSNRTYLLMTASLPSPGTRRRIFLSLYSAVFATMVGVGIVIPLLPRYAATLGATGIWIGAIFSAFALSRALFLPVFGRLSDDHGRRRLIISGLCLYSLISFLYTMAGSVYEITALRFIHGIASAMVLPVAIAYISEIAPTGEEGSFIGSFASSISLGMSLGPFIGGVISDYLTMDAVFHTMTLLSLTALLTVFFYLPDIPSCPVKKSPIRSIIAYKPLRGPILYQLMYALANGTFMVFLPIAAITIGGLSASETGLIILVSVLSTPVFQHFFSRIADQFDRYYLIAGGTAMIGTSLLLLPEFAGLFAYLSAALLMGIGRAISLPAMYAVVAVAGREVGHGSASALVNTTLSVGLIVSPLFSGMVMDLSGTRMIFYVAGIASICCTFLFFRMDRSEGPVC is encoded by the coding sequence GTGCATCCTGTATCTGCATCCCAGCCTGATTCGAATAGAACATACCTGCTCATGACTGCGAGTCTGCCATCTCCCGGAACAAGAAGGCGGATCTTTCTCTCCCTCTACTCTGCAGTCTTTGCAACCATGGTGGGAGTTGGGATCGTCATCCCCCTGCTTCCCCGCTACGCTGCAACCCTCGGGGCAACCGGTATCTGGATCGGTGCGATATTCTCAGCATTTGCGTTATCAAGGGCACTCTTCCTCCCTGTTTTTGGCAGGTTATCAGACGACCACGGGCGTCGCCGCCTTATCATTTCAGGGCTGTGTTTGTATTCTCTCATCTCATTCCTGTACACAATGGCCGGATCAGTCTATGAGATCACAGCTCTGCGGTTCATACATGGCATAGCCTCTGCGATGGTGCTCCCGGTAGCCATCGCATATATCAGCGAAATTGCCCCGACAGGAGAAGAAGGGAGTTTTATCGGTTCATTTGCCAGTTCGATCTCACTCGGTATGAGTCTTGGCCCGTTTATCGGAGGAGTCATATCAGATTACCTCACGATGGATGCAGTATTTCATACCATGACTCTCCTCTCCCTTACAGCCCTCCTGACTGTATTCTTCTATCTGCCTGATATCCCCTCCTGTCCTGTAAAAAAATCCCCGATCAGGTCTATCATAGCCTATAAGCCACTGCGGGGGCCGATTCTGTATCAGTTGATGTATGCCCTGGCGAACGGCACATTCATGGTATTCCTTCCAATTGCCGCGATCACGATAGGGGGTCTCTCTGCTTCAGAGACCGGGCTGATCATCCTGGTATCAGTCCTCTCCACCCCGGTCTTCCAGCATTTTTTCAGCAGGATTGCTGATCAGTTTGACAGGTACTATCTCATTGCGGGTGGCACTGCCATGATCGGCACCTCTCTCCTTCTGCTTCCGGAATTTGCCGGACTCTTCGCCTATCTCTCTGCTGCTCTTCTGATGGGTATCGGCAGAGCTATCTCACTTCCGGCGATGTATGCGGTTGTAGCGGTTGCAGGCAGGGAGGTCGGGCACGGGAGTGCATCAGCACTGGTGAATACCACACTTTCAGTAGGTCTTATCGTCTCTCCCCTCTTTTCGGGGATGGTGATGGATCTCTCCGGAACCAGGATGATCTTCTATGTCGCCGGGATTGCAAGCATCTGCTGCACCTTCCTCTTTTTCAGGATGGACAGGTCCGAGGGACCTGTGTGCTGA
- a CDS encoding DUF169 domain-containing protein, whose translation MQDAIRTKIDYAGISQLMKEHLHLEGSPVAIKFITSKEHLPEGVPALEEKVTHCQMVNMARKDGKIFYSVSENHTCMGGSWALGLREITHTLKNGEFYYKLGKYDSWAACKRTILNIPHVESGATYAIAYAPLEKVPYDPTLVLLVTKPKAMLKLAQSNLYRLGGRITCNFAGIQSVCADASAQVYLTGRINFSLGCDGSRKYSGIEEGEMVMGIPAEMLPEIAAALPVVCGAPGSS comes from the coding sequence ATGCAGGATGCCATACGGACAAAGATAGATTATGCCGGGATTTCCCAACTCATGAAGGAGCACCTTCATCTTGAGGGATCCCCCGTTGCCATAAAGTTCATCACCAGCAAAGAGCATCTCCCTGAAGGGGTACCTGCCCTGGAAGAGAAGGTAACCCACTGCCAGATGGTGAACATGGCACGAAAAGACGGAAAGATCTTCTACTCCGTCAGTGAGAACCATACATGCATGGGTGGTTCGTGGGCACTCGGTCTCCGTGAGATCACCCATACCCTGAAGAACGGGGAGTTTTATTATAAACTTGGGAAGTATGACAGCTGGGCTGCATGCAAGCGGACCATTCTCAATATTCCCCATGTAGAGTCAGGTGCAACCTATGCCATTGCGTATGCCCCGCTTGAAAAAGTCCCGTATGATCCAACACTTGTCCTTCTGGTCACCAAACCCAAGGCAATGCTGAAACTGGCGCAGAGCAACCTGTATCGGCTGGGCGGGAGAATTACCTGCAACTTTGCCGGTATTCAGTCGGTCTGTGCAGATGCGTCCGCCCAGGTGTACCTGACCGGCAGGATCAACTTCTCGCTCGGGTGTGACGGTTCGCGAAAATACTCTGGGATTGAAGAAGGTGAGATGGTTATGGGTATCCCTGCAGAGATGCTCCCTGAGATTGCGGCTGCCCTTCCGGTGGTCTGCGGAGCACCAGGCTCGTCATAA
- a CDS encoding GNAT family protein, producing MAQNSLTHESDIILKTPTSVLRPWSAEDRISLAMHADNPNIAASMRDGFPSPYTLADADRFLTMATGDHPHILLAVTVDDQAIGGIGVHLLEDIYHRTAEIGYWLSEQYWGKGIITDAVRALIPVAFMNSDIIRIQAGTFSNNPGSMRVLEKNGFTFEAVHKKAITKHGEVLDEHLYVLFRDHHAVESLAS from the coding sequence ATGGCACAGAATTCCCTAACTCATGAATCCGACATCATACTGAAAACCCCTACATCAGTGCTCAGGCCATGGTCTGCAGAAGATCGCATCTCCCTTGCTATGCATGCAGACAATCCCAATATAGCCGCATCCATGCGTGACGGGTTCCCAAGTCCCTATACTCTCGCAGATGCAGATCGGTTTCTTACCATGGCAACCGGTGATCACCCTCATATCCTTCTTGCTGTTACGGTGGATGATCAGGCGATAGGTGGTATCGGAGTTCACCTGCTTGAAGATATTTACCACCGGACTGCCGAGATCGGGTACTGGCTCTCTGAACAATACTGGGGAAAGGGGATCATAACAGATGCAGTCAGGGCTCTCATTCCGGTTGCGTTCATGAATTCAGATATCATCAGGATACAGGCAGGCACCTTCTCAAATAACCCTGGCTCCATGCGTGTGCTTGAAAAGAACGGGTTCACCTTTGAGGCTGTTCACAAAAAAGCCATAACCAAGCATGGGGAAGTGCTTGACGAACACCTGTATGTTCTCTTCCGTGACCATCATGCAGTAGAGTCATTAGCTTCATGA
- a CDS encoding response regulator, whose amino-acid sequence MARARLSVLLVDDEFSLRFISKRYLEEAGPFLVRAVDSGDSALELLESQDNVFDAIVSDFYMPDMNGIYLLRQVRSRHGNIPFILFTGRDEEQVIRDAKTAGADHVIVKNHDLKSQWIEIGHLLEKAARERMMGRILPEVLIPHIQPENSDEGKSKQNSRWVTAIGEFSVRLAEIPTEYEFYADLSDLFRQVGAAGDIFF is encoded by the coding sequence ATGGCAAGGGCCCGGTTATCTGTTCTCCTTGTTGATGATGAGTTCAGTCTCCGTTTCATCAGTAAGAGATACCTTGAAGAGGCAGGGCCGTTTCTTGTTCGTGCTGTTGACTCCGGAGACAGTGCCCTTGAACTGCTGGAATCCCAGGATAATGTCTTCGATGCTATCGTTTCTGACTTCTACATGCCGGATATGAACGGGATATATCTTCTCAGGCAGGTGAGATCCAGGCATGGAAATATTCCTTTTATCCTTTTCACCGGGCGGGATGAAGAGCAGGTTATCAGGGATGCCAAGACAGCCGGTGCTGATCATGTAATCGTAAAAAACCATGATCTCAAGTCACAATGGATCGAGATCGGCCACTTACTTGAGAAAGCAGCACGGGAGCGGATGATGGGAAGAATCCTCCCCGAGGTTCTGATCCCCCATATTCAGCCTGAAAATTCAGATGAGGGCAAATCCAAACAGAATAGCAGATGGGTGACTGCCATTGGGGAGTTCAGTGTGAGACTTGCGGAGATTCCAACGGAATATGAGTTTTATGCAGATCTCTCTGACCTGTTCAGGCAGGTCGGGGCAGCAGGAGATATTTTTTTTTAG
- a CDS encoding radical SAM protein: MSSQQIIHSTRTTCLSPAHGSERSSGFYSGLLAESITTSVRQVIRIVGADPILLFTATRLLAAQKKAAQRREILAAEDVQVPAVVMLSLTHQCNLACQGCYMRSLHRPIAPEMNSDQLRSLVSQSVDLGVSFLVIAGGEPLVRKDDILMLARTFPSMTFAVFTNGLLIDEPLAGKLGKLKNIVLILSIEGDEEATDSRRSEGVYDAAIRSFSLLRQNNLFFGCSVTVTRENFSEVTTDRFVSEMISHGCRLISYVEYVPIEEGTSNMTLSDEQHHLLNHLIAGFSDHYPALFLGFPGDEESYGGCLSAGRGFVHISPSGDLEPCPAAPISDMNITTKPLREALSSDLLAEIRANHQMLSESGGGCALWANRDWVSSLLSSDR; the protein is encoded by the coding sequence ATGAGTAGTCAGCAGATCATACACTCCACCCGGACGACCTGTCTGTCTCCTGCGCATGGTTCTGAACGATCATCGGGATTCTACAGCGGCCTCCTTGCAGAGAGCATTACAACCAGTGTGAGACAGGTTATCAGGATTGTGGGTGCAGATCCCATCCTGCTTTTTACCGCAACCCGTCTGCTCGCGGCACAGAAGAAGGCAGCACAGAGGCGTGAGATCCTGGCTGCTGAAGATGTGCAGGTTCCGGCAGTAGTGATGCTCAGCCTGACTCACCAGTGCAATCTCGCCTGCCAGGGGTGTTATATGCGATCTCTTCACCGTCCTATAGCACCTGAAATGAACTCTGATCAACTCAGAAGCCTGGTTTCCCAGTCTGTTGATCTCGGGGTCTCGTTTCTTGTCATTGCCGGAGGTGAGCCCCTGGTCAGAAAGGATGATATTCTGATGCTGGCCCGTACCTTTCCTTCGATGACCTTTGCCGTCTTTACGAATGGTCTCCTCATTGACGAACCTCTTGCTGGTAAACTCGGGAAGTTGAAGAATATCGTTCTGATACTCAGCATCGAGGGAGACGAAGAAGCGACCGACTCACGGCGATCAGAAGGGGTGTACGATGCTGCTATCAGGTCTTTCTCGTTGCTTCGTCAGAATAATCTCTTCTTCGGCTGCTCAGTAACCGTGACCCGGGAGAATTTCTCTGAAGTCACCACTGACCGTTTTGTCAGCGAGATGATATCACACGGATGTAGGCTGATCTCGTATGTGGAGTACGTTCCAATCGAGGAGGGAACTTCTAATATGACCCTTTCTGACGAGCAGCATCACCTCCTCAATCACCTCATTGCCGGGTTTTCAGATCATTATCCTGCTCTCTTCCTCGGGTTTCCCGGAGACGAAGAGAGTTATGGAGGGTGCTTATCAGCAGGAAGAGGTTTTGTTCATATCAGCCCTTCCGGAGATCTTGAGCCCTGTCCCGCTGCCCCGATATCTGATATGAATATCACAACAAAGCCACTCCGTGAAGCACTCTCATCTGATCTTCTGGCAGAAATCCGTGCCAATCATCAGATGCTTTCTGAATCCGGAGGAGGGTGTGCACTGTGGGCAAACAGAGACTGGGTCTCCTCCCTGCTTTCATCTGATCGATGA
- a CDS encoding tetratricopeptide repeat protein, whose protein sequence is MGNHQVEEADQGVGSCFSYIRQSRSMDLQKNARLPESCRSVQISALFSLLLILLLASIGTCTAEYTASDWNSLGESYYSSGDYDAAISAFMNAVAINPDYAEAWNNLGTAYEQVGRYNDAVLAFRRAVAINPRYTEAWNNLGNVYEKQGRYEDARDAYQRATSLSTDYSGVPPFNQHPPNNMQGQVPGNQPFGPQGPGSMGMSPGIPGQQGR, encoded by the coding sequence ATGGGCAACCACCAGGTTGAAGAGGCAGACCAGGGAGTTGGATCTTGTTTTTCATATATCAGGCAGAGTCGAAGCATGGATCTTCAGAAGAACGCACGTCTCCCGGAATCATGCAGATCGGTTCAGATTTCTGCATTATTTTCTCTTCTGCTCATTCTGCTGCTTGCTTCAATAGGCACATGTACTGCAGAATACACAGCATCAGACTGGAACAGCCTCGGCGAATCGTATTACAGCAGTGGTGATTACGACGCTGCAATATCAGCATTCATGAATGCAGTCGCTATCAACCCTGACTATGCAGAGGCGTGGAACAACCTCGGCACCGCCTACGAACAGGTAGGCAGATATAACGATGCAGTTCTTGCATTCAGACGGGCTGTTGCCATTAATCCCAGGTATACAGAAGCATGGAATAATCTCGGCAATGTCTATGAAAAGCAGGGGAGGTACGAGGATGCACGTGATGCATATCAGCGGGCGACCTCACTCTCGACAGATTATTCAGGAGTTCCACCGTTCAACCAGCATCCTCCCAACAACATGCAGGGACAGGTTCCAGGAAACCAGCCGTTCGGGCCACAGGGTCCGGGTAGTATGGGAATGAGCCCGGGGATTCCGGGTCAACAGGGAAGATAG
- a CDS encoding DUF3147 family protein, whose amino-acid sequence MDYLYTLLKFLVAGFIIVGVTLIVQHIDPRYGGILAAAPITTTIAFFFTYTESGTSVAHQLVLGSFYFAIPSLVFLAALYILADRFSFLSSICGAYLVWIGGVLVMNRVMTGT is encoded by the coding sequence ATGGATTACCTGTACACCCTCCTGAAGTTCCTTGTTGCCGGTTTTATCATTGTAGGGGTCACCCTCATTGTTCAGCACATCGATCCACGTTATGGCGGTATACTTGCTGCCGCCCCGATAACAACCACGATTGCTTTTTTCTTCACCTATACCGAATCAGGAACCAGTGTTGCCCATCAGCTCGTCCTTGGATCGTTTTACTTTGCCATCCCGTCTCTTGTTTTTCTGGCAGCCCTCTACATTCTTGCAGATCGGTTCTCTTTCCTCTCAAGTATTTGTGGGGCGTACCTGGTATGGATAGGGGGAGTTCTCGTGATGAACAGGGTTATGACCGGAACATAA
- a CDS encoding DUF6506 family protein: protein MVLKAAFIFTAPGADPIKHRSVVTTPEVVLTTVGVADYRMAEEVAKSLVDEGIGAIELCGGFGIEGTAAVKKAVAGRAVVGVVRFDHHPGLEFRSGDDLFSHTG, encoded by the coding sequence ATGGTTTTGAAAGCAGCATTCATCTTCACTGCACCAGGTGCGGATCCAATAAAACATCGTTCGGTTGTAACCACCCCTGAAGTGGTCCTTACAACTGTCGGTGTTGCAGATTACCGGATGGCAGAGGAGGTTGCAAAGAGCCTCGTTGATGAAGGAATCGGAGCGATAGAACTCTGCGGTGGGTTTGGTATCGAAGGGACTGCTGCAGTTAAGAAGGCGGTTGCAGGAAGGGCAGTGGTCGGTGTCGTACGGTTTGATCATCACCCCGGTCTTGAGTTCAGGAGTGGTGATGATTTGTTCTCCCACACCGGGTAG
- a CDS encoding metalloregulator ArsR/SmtB family transcription factor, protein MATGVPEYDSPGECQQVRDLAETFKVLSDANRLRILFHLATDTTGTLGVSDLAARVGISQPAVSQHLKLLKSDGLVEAERVGFHVNFTLNRSRMVEIAEQFEQVRSTVLSRCNQQMVREKIPEGPLNIAIVFYSYSGITRGLMEKIHEVCGGDLIEVHTLKKYRSFTAFTTGCIRSRNEETDPITPEKIDVSGYDLLVISTPVWAWKPAPAANSLVAGLSGCAGKNAIVCTTYSSNPGHCLPLLRKSLEKKGVLVAGEAALSRRETEDPHHAMELITMIIGAYQTASDQEEPAGKNSYQKRD, encoded by the coding sequence ATGGCAACAGGAGTACCTGAATACGACTCTCCCGGTGAATGCCAACAGGTCCGGGATCTGGCAGAGACGTTTAAAGTCCTGAGCGATGCAAACCGACTTCGCATTCTCTTTCATCTCGCAACAGACACAACCGGAACACTCGGGGTATCAGACCTCGCTGCACGCGTTGGTATCTCCCAGCCGGCAGTCTCCCAACATCTGAAACTGCTCAAGTCTGACGGACTTGTAGAGGCCGAACGTGTGGGGTTTCACGTCAACTTTACCCTTAATCGTTCACGGATGGTTGAGATTGCTGAACAGTTCGAGCAGGTGCGATCTACTGTACTCTCCCGGTGCAATCAGCAGATGGTCAGGGAGAAGATCCCTGAAGGTCCGCTCAACATCGCGATCGTGTTCTACTCATACTCCGGGATCACCAGGGGACTAATGGAGAAGATACACGAGGTCTGTGGCGGCGACCTGATTGAGGTTCATACCCTGAAGAAGTACAGGTCATTTACCGCGTTCACCACCGGCTGTATCCGTTCCCGCAACGAGGAGACGGACCCAATCACACCAGAGAAGATTGATGTGTCTGGGTATGATCTTCTCGTGATCTCAACCCCGGTCTGGGCCTGGAAACCTGCCCCTGCTGCCAACTCACTGGTTGCAGGCCTTTCAGGCTGTGCCGGAAAGAATGCGATAGTATGCACCACCTACAGCAGCAACCCGGGCCATTGCCTTCCCCTCCTCCGGAAGAGTCTGGAGAAGAAGGGGGTTCTTGTTGCAGGTGAGGCAGCACTCTCCCGTCGTGAAACCGAAGATCCGCATCATGCAATGGAACTGATCACAATGATCATCGGGGCATACCAGACAGCCTCTGACCAAGAGGAACCTGCCGGAAAGAACTCATACCAGAAGAGAGACTGA
- a CDS encoding 4Fe-4S binding protein, giving the protein MNRQQIRRMLLLLLFASIPATLFYVSPIILLMGASEGVATGSMILFSVTFFASLVLGRFWCGWFCPMGGFQELCEGIQDQPVSGGRLNLLKYVVWVLWFVMVIVTVLSAGGIRAVNIFYSTNSGVSLTEPISYLVYFIIIGGIFLFAVVAGKRGFCHYFCPICVHFIIGRKIRNLFRWPALHLSGDTNLCTGCNKCSKACPMGLDVKEMVQNRQMEDAECILCASCTDICPKGAITYGFKN; this is encoded by the coding sequence ATGAACAGGCAACAGATACGAAGGATGCTCCTTCTGTTGCTATTTGCCAGCATACCGGCTACTCTCTTCTATGTATCGCCGATCATCCTCCTGATGGGTGCTTCAGAAGGGGTCGCCACCGGGAGCATGATCCTCTTCTCCGTGACCTTTTTCGCATCACTGGTCCTTGGCCGGTTCTGGTGCGGCTGGTTCTGCCCGATGGGCGGATTCCAGGAACTTTGTGAGGGAATCCAGGATCAGCCGGTCAGCGGTGGACGACTGAACCTCCTCAAGTATGTGGTCTGGGTACTCTGGTTTGTCATGGTCATCGTGACGGTCCTCTCTGCCGGGGGTATCCGCGCGGTGAATATTTTCTACAGTACAAACTCCGGAGTCTCGCTCACCGAGCCGATCTCGTATCTGGTCTACTTCATCATCATTGGTGGAATATTCCTGTTTGCAGTTGTGGCAGGGAAGAGAGGGTTCTGCCATTATTTCTGTCCGATATGCGTCCATTTCATCATCGGCAGAAAGATCCGCAACCTCTTCAGATGGCCTGCACTTCACCTGTCCGGAGATACGAATCTCTGTACTGGCTGTAACAAGTGTTCAAAAGCCTGTCCCATGGGGCTTGATGTTAAGGAGATGGTTCAGAACAGGCAGATGGAGGATGCTGAATGCATCCTCTGTGCATCATGCACAGATATCTGTCCGAAGGGTGCCATTACGTACGGATTCAAAAACTAA
- a CDS encoding TetR/AcrR family transcriptional regulator: protein MTIAERKEREREERRMQIISAAEHLFFENGYDQVSMEQIAREAELSKGTIFFYFKNKESLYFTIVLQGIRLLHQMIIDAVDECEGPAITRLGVLGLAGIRFAREYPGYRSMIYLLKSGRFSLDHENSNNDEVVEIISHSETLINLTEEIVRSGMEDGSIRNDIDPVELAIIVRMMIGCVMEKSPELVWSLKRRAIDEDLLISHYLSLVESLICGPDRIT from the coding sequence ATGACGATTGCCGAGCGGAAGGAACGAGAGCGGGAAGAGAGGAGGATGCAGATCATATCTGCTGCCGAGCACCTCTTCTTTGAGAACGGGTATGATCAGGTCTCAATGGAACAGATCGCCAGAGAGGCAGAACTCTCCAAAGGGACAATATTTTTTTATTTTAAGAACAAGGAGTCGCTTTATTTCACAATCGTCCTGCAGGGGATACGGCTACTTCACCAGATGATCATTGATGCAGTGGATGAGTGCGAGGGCCCGGCTATCACCCGACTAGGTGTGCTGGGACTTGCAGGCATCAGATTTGCCCGTGAGTATCCGGGGTACCGCTCGATGATATACCTCTTGAAATCAGGTAGGTTCTCTCTTGATCACGAGAATTCCAACAATGATGAGGTTGTTGAGATCATCTCCCACTCTGAAACATTGATAAATCTGACAGAAGAGATTGTGAGGAGCGGGATGGAGGATGGATCGATCAGGAATGATATTGATCCAGTTGAACTTGCAATCATCGTCAGGATGATGATCGGTTGCGTGATGGAAAAAAGTCCTGAACTTGTGTGGTCACTAAAAAGGCGTGCTATCGATGAGGACCTTTTGATATCACACTATCTCAGCCTTGTTGAATCTCTCATCTGTGGGCCTGACAGGATTACCTGA